The Epilithonimonas zeae genome contains a region encoding:
- a CDS encoding cupin domain-containing protein yields the protein MKKYRIQANPFIVPTTDGKLIEEHWGNSTRNSEISIAHMVAPPNWSEPYQTPEFDEFTLIISGKKHFEIDGDSIILERGQSILIEKGARVRYSNPFYDPCEYIAICLPAFSMDLVNRE from the coding sequence ATGAAAAAGTACAGAATCCAGGCAAACCCTTTTATTGTTCCGACAACGGATGGGAAATTAATTGAAGAACATTGGGGGAATTCTACCAGAAACTCAGAAATCTCCATTGCGCATATGGTTGCACCGCCCAACTGGAGCGAACCATACCAAACGCCGGAATTTGATGAATTTACATTGATTATCTCAGGCAAAAAGCATTTCGAGATTGATGGTGATTCTATAATTCTGGAAAGAGGACAAAGTATTCTGATAGAAAAAGGAGCCAGAGTCCGTTATTCTAATCCCTTTTATGATCCTTGTGAATATATTGCGATTTGCTTGCCTGCTTTTTCTATGGATTTGGTAAACAGAGAGTAG
- a CDS encoding GNAT family N-acetyltransferase: protein MNIQPTLENDFVRLVPLEENDFEQLFSVASDPKIWEQHPNKDRYKKEVFQNFFQGAMESRGAFKIVEKNTGEIAGSTRFYDYNPEDNSIFIGYTFYATKFWGSKLNPKVKKLMLDYIFQFVDKVNFHVGKDNIRSQKAMEKLGAKKVDEVNVAYFGEPERLNVVFEITKENYLI from the coding sequence ATGAACATCCAACCAACTTTAGAGAACGACTTTGTAAGATTAGTTCCATTAGAAGAGAATGATTTTGAGCAATTGTTTTCAGTGGCTTCTGACCCAAAGATTTGGGAACAACACCCGAATAAAGACCGATACAAAAAAGAGGTTTTTCAAAACTTTTTTCAAGGCGCAATGGAGAGTCGGGGCGCTTTCAAAATTGTAGAAAAAAATACTGGAGAAATTGCCGGAAGCACAAGATTTTATGATTATAACCCGGAAGATAACTCGATATTCATTGGTTATACATTTTATGCAACCAAATTCTGGGGTTCCAAACTGAATCCAAAAGTCAAAAAACTGATGCTGGATTATATTTTTCAGTTTGTAGATAAAGTTAATTTCCATGTTGGAAAAGATAATATCCGTTCTCAGAAAGCAATGGAAAAGCTAGGTGCGAAGAAAGTAGATGAAGTTAATGTAGCTTACTTTGGCGAACCAGAACGATTGAATGTCGTTTTTGAAATTACAAAAGAAAATTATCTGATATGA